GACAACTGTGACTCTGAAGCTGAATCACATGTCTCAGGTATTTCTAGAATTGTGCCGCCCACAGTAATAACTACAAGGACCAGAAGAAGTAAGGCTAAATCTGTAAGAGATCCAAGCCAAGAATTACATGCAGAAGCTATTTCTGATGCTGAGTCATCATACTCAGACATTTCTTCAATTTCTGGAGTTGCAACAATGAGAACAAGGAGTATGCAGAAGAAATTACATGCACAAACTGAGGAGAAAGATATTGATATTGTAccggaaaatgaaaaacaaatcataaatatTCCTGTGAATTCAGAGGATTCAGATACCAGACAAACAACTTGTTTACTAGTAAgatctctttctcagataaataagcCAAATTTCTATAATAATGAAATTTATAATGACTTTGATGATGATTCCTTCCGCagcaattcagaaaaaaaacaaacagtgcaAAAGCGCCAACGTTTTAAtgtaagagaggagaaaaaggccAGTGTTGCACCTctcaaagaaataacaaaggaGAATTGTAAGAATTTAGATGAAGAAGCCAAGGGAATAgtagatgaggaaaaagaaataaataagaaaaattctcAGTTGGAGAGCCTTTCTGAACCTCGGGATACTGGCATTCAGCGGTTAGTTTCTCAAAGGCATTcaaccccccaaaataataagacCACATCAGAGCCCTCAAATCTGAACTGTGAGGCTATAATGAAATCATTAGCTCAGACATTTGCTGTGGTGGAAGTGGACAGatggaatgaagaaagaaagagcaccGTAAAAACAAGTGACTTGACAGAATttgatgatggtggtagtgatgaaGAAGACTGCGCAGTTACAGGTATCAGTGAAgacaggaatgaaagaagggatGTAGGTTTTGAGTGTGAAACCAAGCTGTTCAAGTCTGAGCTCCACACAGCCCTGGACAAAGATGATTCTGTTTTATTAGTTCTCAGCAGTGATGAAAGCCAGCAGTCTGAAAATAGTGAGAATGAAGAGGACACTGTGTGTTTTGTTGAAAATAATGGTCAAAAGGAGTCATTACATGGAGAATCAGAAAATAGGTCATGTGACAATGCATTGTTTGTAATTGACACAACTCCTGGCTTGAGTACTGATAAACATTTTTACTTGGATGAGGGAGACAAGGCAAGTGAAGCTGCtactgaggaagaaaaagaggaggaagaggatgaaaaAAGTGAAGAACCATCGGACCATGACGGAAACAAAGATAGTGAGTTTAGTGATGAAGACGACTTACTAAATAGCACAAAGTCTAAACTGTAAGttgtacctttatttttaaaagtaagtttttGATACATATTTCAAGTGGCCGATTTACcataacaatataaaatattagaaaccaTGGGAATTGAGAAAAGTACTGCCTCAGGTTCTTTATGGTAGAGCTCTTTTATCCAGCATTTCCCTAGTCTGGGTGCCTTTGTTAGTCATATTTCTCCCACCAGTGATCTATTTGAAATCATCTGTTAAGATTTTTcctgcaagaatttttttttttaaagattttacttatttgtcagagagagagagagattgagagagcacaagctggggaagcagcaggcagagggagaagcagacttcttgatgagaagggagcccggtgtgggactcgataccaggaccccaggatcatgacctgagccagaggcagacactcaaccaactgagccacccaggtgtccctagattttcctgcatgattgtTAAGAGCAACAAAAAAGCGAAGGAAAGGaacttttatcttttctccatGCTAATTGCAGAGAagttgaaaaatagagaaaaactggagaaaaataattataatcccATCGATCAACCATTGAAAAGCGCTAACTTTTG
The nucleotide sequence above comes from Ursus arctos isolate Adak ecotype North America unplaced genomic scaffold, UrsArc2.0 scaffold_12, whole genome shotgun sequence. Encoded proteins:
- the DNTTIP2 gene encoding deoxynucleotidyltransferase terminal-interacting protein 2 encodes the protein MVVTRSGRPQATIQATLAENSQQKNSAKRIQAHPKGRKECLPVDLTTAESQTTRKQSPVSRTPKTRKRKSGTTVSLSEMNKPSTDGETSEAESNCSVSELQDPILRVTRRRQILVACTPVSSVRKRLKVTAVNQSHTEEDNCDSEAESHVSGISRIVPPTVITTRTRRSKAKSVRDPSQELHAEAISDAESSYSDISSISGVATMRTRSMQKKLHAQTEEKDIDIVPENEKQIINIPVNSEDSDTRQTTCLLVRSLSQINKPNFYNNEIYNDFDDDSFRSNSEKKQTVQKRQRFNVREEKKASVAPLKEITKENCKNLDEEAKGIVDEEKEINKKNSQLESLSEPRDTGIQRLVSQRHSTPQNNKTTSEPSNLNCEAIMKSLAQTFAVVEVDRWNEERKSTVKTSDLTEFDDGGSDEEDCAVTGISEDRNERRDVGFECETKLFKSELHTALDKDDSVLLVLSSDESQQSENSENEEDTVCFVENNGQKESLHGESENRSCDNALFVIDTTPGLSTDKHFYLDEGDKASEAATEEEKEEEEDEKSEEPSDHDGNKDSEFSDEDDLLNSTKSKLLKLTSSSIDPGMSIKQLGGLYINFNADKLQSNKRTLTQIKEKKKNELLQKAVITPDFEKNYCVPPYSESKHQLQKKRRKERQKTAGDGWFGMKAPELTDELKNDLKALKMRASMDPKRFYKKNDRDGFPKYFQIGTIVDNPADFYHSRIPKKQRKRTIVEELLADSEFRRYNRRKYSEIMAEKAANAAGKKFRKKKKFRN